Proteins encoded within one genomic window of Bacteroidales bacterium:
- a CDS encoding DUF1080 domain-containing protein produces the protein MKNIQKTAVICMAVLLLAGCNSREALFDGKSLEGWECDPAEQSGDWKAVDGELLGENPGEQASIIWTTRVFRDFEVELEYLALSGDYDSGIFLRGLSHQAQIGISRSLQKDMTACIYAPEDERGGYPGQTDQVAEIHRTGEWNHLKVIVTGKRIQTLLNGEPMVDYTGLVLPDEGPIGLQLHGGVHMSVKFRNIRVREL, from the coding sequence ATGAAAAATATACAAAAGACAGCTGTCATCTGTATGGCCGTCCTGCTTCTGGCCGGCTGCAACTCCAGGGAAGCCCTTTTTGACGGCAAGAGCCTGGAAGGGTGGGAGTGCGATCCGGCAGAGCAATCCGGAGACTGGAAAGCTGTGGATGGAGAGTTGCTGGGCGAGAACCCCGGAGAACAGGCCTCCATCATCTGGACCACCCGCGTATTCCGGGACTTCGAGGTGGAACTGGAGTATCTGGCCCTAAGCGGTGACTATGATTCGGGGATTTTTTTACGGGGACTGAGCCACCAGGCCCAGATCGGGATCTCCAGATCGCTGCAGAAGGATATGACCGCCTGCATCTATGCCCCGGAAGATGAGAGGGGTGGTTATCCCGGACAGACCGATCAGGTGGCTGAAATCCACCGGACTGGGGAGTGGAATCATTTGAAAGTGATCGTGACCGGAAAACGTATCCAGACCCTTCTGAACGGGGAGCCCATGGTAGACTATACCGGTCTTGTCCTGCCGGATGAGGGCCCCATTGGCCTGCAGCTGCACGGGGGGGTGCATATGTCGGTGAAGTTCAGAAATATCCGGGTACGGGAACTCTAG
- a CDS encoding glycoside hydrolase family 2 TIM barrel-domain containing protein gives MNLMKRAAGTLGLLAFLGFTACSPGSPEVLDPEWDQRFNFDWRFAKGDQQAAIAADFDDTDWEVVDLPHDWAISGPFGPLKSSGNTGKLPWQGEGWYRKSFELPAEAEGKRLQFLFDGVMASPEIYLNGQKVGSWIYGYNSFWIDATEAARFGESNVLVVHADTREHGSRWYPGAGIYRKVGMRLVEPMHIPVWGICVTTPEVSEERALIRTLVELENSSPSEEKLKLELSILDPAGVTVSHVEKVMKLTPGAGVRAEFDFSLDNPAIWDTEHPELYTCVAELLRAGKRVQRVSETFGIRTFQWTADDGFHLNGRRVQLYGVNLHHDHGPLGAAFFPRAMERQLEIMKNMGVNALRTSHNACAPEVLELCDQMGIIVFNELFDKYGPTAGVDCSTAEYVDKYAEREVRNFVLRDRNHPSVFLWSIGNEIPDLLSDSDGLAAQHVAGMVRYFEAYDTTRPITMGCHIPSASGEGKHILDALETSGWNYGRRYVSTRKAYPEMPLIYSESASAFGTRGAYKLPVPESKTDFTDDGEMTAYMLTSARWSDIPEIEFEYMRIDTFIAGEFVWTGFDYLGEPTPVMNLDAPWAAGGFLPTKEGYEARSSYFGIVDLAGLPKDSYYNYRSLWNKKEHTVFLSPHWNWLGQEGQAIPVILYTDGDEAELFLNGESLGRRKKLDPTAVRSSREAARNFDYSVDADDPDFPYFEIVDAYRLRWMEVPYEPGELKAVAYKDGEKIGESMVETAGEPFELRLTPDRTRLEADGMDLCYVTVEMVDAKGRVTPLAMDLLEFSVEGAARLMGVANGNQMGHDVFTDKTHPLFYGKAVAVLRSIPGQSGEATLHIRSESGFEDTAVMNFI, from the coding sequence ATGAATCTAATGAAAAGAGCTGCAGGCACGCTGGGTTTGCTGGCATTCCTGGGTTTTACTGCCTGTTCACCAGGCTCCCCTGAAGTCCTGGATCCGGAATGGGACCAGCGTTTCAATTTTGACTGGAGATTTGCCAAAGGCGATCAGCAGGCTGCCATTGCAGCGGATTTTGACGATACGGACTGGGAAGTGGTCGACCTGCCTCACGACTGGGCCATCAGTGGCCCTTTTGGTCCATTGAAATCAAGTGGTAACACAGGCAAGCTGCCCTGGCAGGGAGAAGGCTGGTACCGGAAGAGTTTCGAACTGCCTGCTGAGGCGGAGGGAAAAAGGCTTCAATTCCTGTTTGACGGGGTCATGGCCAGTCCTGAAATCTATCTCAATGGCCAGAAGGTGGGCTCCTGGATTTATGGCTATAACTCCTTTTGGATAGATGCCACCGAAGCTGCTCGCTTTGGAGAATCCAATGTCCTGGTGGTGCATGCCGATACCCGCGAACACGGGTCCCGCTGGTATCCGGGTGCCGGGATCTACCGGAAGGTGGGAATGCGCCTGGTGGAACCAATGCATATTCCGGTTTGGGGGATTTGTGTGACTACCCCGGAAGTCTCGGAAGAGAGAGCCCTGATCCGTACCCTTGTGGAGCTTGAAAACAGTTCACCCTCAGAGGAGAAGCTTAAGCTTGAACTCAGCATTCTGGATCCTGCCGGGGTGACCGTGTCGCATGTGGAAAAGGTAATGAAGCTGACACCCGGTGCTGGGGTACGGGCCGAATTCGACTTCTCCCTTGATAACCCGGCTATCTGGGATACCGAACATCCGGAGCTGTATACCTGTGTGGCCGAACTGCTAAGGGCCGGCAAGAGGGTTCAAAGAGTATCTGAGACATTTGGAATCAGGACTTTTCAATGGACCGCCGACGATGGGTTCCACCTCAATGGCAGGCGGGTTCAGTTATACGGGGTCAACCTGCACCACGATCATGGACCACTGGGTGCGGCATTTTTTCCCAGGGCCATGGAACGGCAGCTGGAAATTATGAAAAATATGGGGGTGAATGCCCTGCGAACCAGCCACAATGCCTGTGCGCCGGAAGTTCTGGAGCTGTGCGACCAAATGGGCATCATTGTGTTTAATGAGTTATTTGACAAATACGGCCCCACGGCGGGGGTGGACTGTTCCACGGCGGAATATGTGGATAAGTATGCGGAAAGGGAAGTCAGGAACTTTGTTCTCCGCGACCGGAACCATCCCAGTGTATTTCTCTGGTCCATAGGCAATGAGATACCCGACCTGTTAAGCGACAGCGATGGCCTGGCCGCGCAGCACGTGGCCGGTATGGTCCGTTATTTTGAAGCTTACGATACCACCAGGCCCATTACCATGGGCTGTCATATTCCCTCGGCCTCGGGAGAAGGGAAGCATATTCTGGATGCCCTGGAGACCTCGGGCTGGAACTATGGCAGGAGGTATGTATCTACCCGGAAGGCCTACCCGGAAATGCCTCTGATTTACAGTGAATCCGCTTCCGCCTTTGGTACCCGGGGAGCTTATAAGCTGCCTGTTCCCGAAAGCAAGACGGATTTTACCGACGATGGAGAGATGACCGCCTATATGCTTACCTCCGCCAGATGGTCGGATATTCCGGAGATAGAATTTGAGTACATGCGCATTGATACCTTTATAGCCGGGGAGTTTGTCTGGACGGGATTTGATTACCTGGGCGAACCCACTCCGGTGATGAATTTGGATGCCCCCTGGGCAGCGGGTGGTTTTCTTCCCACGAAAGAGGGCTATGAGGCACGCAGCAGTTATTTTGGAATCGTTGATCTCGCAGGACTTCCCAAGGACTCTTATTACAACTACCGGAGTCTCTGGAACAAAAAGGAGCACACGGTATTCCTGTCGCCGCACTGGAACTGGCTGGGACAGGAAGGCCAGGCCATTCCGGTGATTCTTTATACAGACGGGGATGAAGCAGAACTCTTCCTGAATGGAGAGAGTTTGGGCCGGCGGAAGAAGCTGGATCCGACTGCGGTTAGGAGCTCCCGGGAAGCAGCCCGGAATTTTGACTATTCGGTAGATGCGGATGACCCGGATTTTCCCTATTTTGAAATCGTGGATGCCTATCGCCTGCGCTGGATGGAGGTGCCTTACGAACCCGGGGAATTGAAGGCGGTAGCCTACAAGGATGGGGAAAAAATCGGAGAATCCATGGTGGAAACCGCCGGCGAGCCCTTTGAACTTCGCCTGACACCTGACCGGACCCGCCTGGAAGCCGATGGAATGGATCTGTGTTATGTCACCGTTGAGATGGTCGATGCAAAGGGCCGGGTAACCCCCCTGGCCATGGACCTGCTGGAATTCTCGGTGGAAGGGGCTGCCAGGCTGATGGGGGTGGCCAACGGGAACCAGATGGGGCATGATGTTTTTACCGATAAAACCCATCCGCTCTTCTACGGGAAAGCAGTTGCGGTCCTGCGCAGTATTCCCGGACAATCGGGGGAGGCAACACTGCATATCAGGTCCGAATCCGGATTTGAAGACACGGCCGTGATGAACTTCATATAA
- a CDS encoding FGGY family carbohydrate kinase, with product MAKEEVILIFDVGKTHKKMLLFDRNLKVVREEEYIFQETLDDEGFPCDDAEKLEQWIGQTIEDTITGGEYLVKGINFTSYGATLVYLDKEGKRLTPVYNYLKPLPEEAMEGFYDRYGGEEAFSRQTASPVLGMLNSGLQLLWLKRKKPEVFAKVAQILHFPQYLSRLVHGQVVSEHTSIGCHTMMWDFERMAYHSWLKEEGISLPPPAPVSESFLVDRGGILVESGVGIHDSSSALAPYLMAAAEPFILVSTGTWCINMNPFNQDPLSREELRKDCLCFLGVHGKAVKSSRFFLGRIHDLNVERILEHFSPGSTAWKNIQPGIRLISEYWKQGKEGQLFFRNGIPEGRVDTQADPGQFGSFEEAYTRLMVDLSVQVVKSIELILPGEDRTKHLYISGGFARNPIFRTILCLAFPGKQVYTSEIDNASSLGAALVISAKIWKEAAVHLDLGLREVKP from the coding sequence ATGGCGAAAGAAGAAGTCATACTGATCTTTGATGTGGGGAAGACCCACAAGAAGATGCTTCTTTTCGACAGGAACCTGAAGGTGGTTCGAGAGGAGGAATACATTTTTCAGGAGACTTTGGACGATGAAGGTTTTCCGTGTGATGATGCGGAAAAGCTGGAGCAGTGGATCGGGCAGACGATAGAGGACACGATCACAGGGGGGGAATACCTGGTAAAGGGAATTAATTTCACCAGCTATGGAGCCACCCTGGTTTACCTCGATAAAGAAGGTAAGAGACTGACCCCCGTATACAATTATCTGAAGCCGCTGCCTGAAGAGGCGATGGAAGGTTTTTACGATCGCTATGGAGGTGAGGAAGCGTTTTCCAGGCAAACGGCATCCCCGGTACTGGGAATGCTCAATTCAGGGCTGCAGTTGCTTTGGCTGAAAAGGAAAAAACCGGAGGTTTTTGCAAAGGTTGCTCAGATTTTGCACTTTCCCCAGTACCTTTCCAGACTGGTTCATGGACAGGTGGTTTCGGAACATACCTCCATCGGCTGCCATACCATGATGTGGGATTTCGAACGGATGGCCTACCACTCCTGGTTAAAGGAGGAGGGAATATCCCTGCCCCCTCCGGCACCTGTATCAGAAAGCTTTCTGGTGGACCGGGGAGGAATTCTGGTGGAAAGCGGGGTGGGGATCCACGACAGCTCCTCCGCACTTGCCCCTTATCTGATGGCGGCAGCTGAGCCCTTTATCCTGGTCTCAACCGGGACCTGGTGCATCAACATGAATCCCTTTAATCAGGATCCGCTCAGCAGGGAAGAATTAAGGAAGGACTGCCTTTGTTTTCTGGGTGTACATGGGAAAGCAGTGAAATCGTCCCGTTTTTTCCTGGGACGAATTCACGATTTGAATGTGGAACGGATCCTGGAGCATTTCTCCCCGGGATCGACGGCCTGGAAAAATATTCAGCCCGGGATCCGTCTGATCAGCGAATACTGGAAACAGGGAAAGGAGGGGCAGCTCTTTTTCCGGAATGGAATTCCGGAGGGAAGGGTGGATACTCAGGCAGATCCGGGACAATTTGGTTCTTTTGAGGAGGCCTATACGCGCTTGATGGTTGACCTGTCTGTACAGGTGGTAAAATCCATTGAACTGATCCTTCCCGGGGAAGACAGGACGAAACATCTGTATATCTCAGGCGGCTTTGCCAGGAATCCCATATTCAGGACCATTCTATGTCTGGCTTTCCCGGGAAAGCAGGTTTATACGTCAGAAATAGATAATGCCAGTTCTCTGGGAGCGGCCCTGGTCATATCCGCTAAAATCTGGAAGGAAGCTGCGGTCCATCTCGATCTGGGCCTCCGTGAAGTGAAGCCCTGA
- a CDS encoding GntR family transcriptional regulator, translated as MALKEVPSYRRLYEKLRKLMEDGTYKRGDLLPSENELCAAHHLTRPTVRKALDMLVNEGFILRHQGLGSIVQGQSKGIGILSLTGTTSAIGQENLTTRIIVKPKIIRWEQAFGFELSEQEKSMGCIYMERLRLINDRPVFYDITMIPNLNLPRFTSRTFENRSLFEILRKNYQLEVKGGEQKIQAITADERIRKHFAVARDHPILRIDRKMETNRVGFSFFSQIFCNTSDYSLTGRF; from the coding sequence ATGGCTCTAAAAGAAGTTCCCTCCTACCGGAGATTGTATGAAAAGCTGCGTAAACTGATGGAGGATGGCACTTACAAGCGGGGGGACCTGCTTCCGTCCGAAAATGAATTGTGTGCTGCCCACCACCTGACGCGCCCCACAGTGCGCAAGGCCCTGGATATGCTGGTAAACGAGGGTTTCATCCTCCGGCACCAGGGCCTGGGCTCCATCGTCCAGGGACAGTCCAAAGGGATCGGAATCCTCTCCCTGACCGGAACCACTTCTGCCATCGGCCAGGAAAACCTGACTACCCGGATCATTGTAAAACCAAAAATCATCCGCTGGGAGCAGGCCTTTGGTTTTGAATTAAGCGAACAGGAGAAGAGCATGGGCTGTATCTATATGGAACGCCTGAGACTGATAAATGACCGTCCGGTATTCTATGATATCACCATGATTCCCAACCTGAACCTGCCCAGATTTACCTCCCGGACCTTTGAAAACCGCTCCCTCTTCGAAATTCTCAGGAAAAACTACCAGTTGGAGGTAAAAGGGGGGGAACAAAAGATACAGGCCATTACCGCCGATGAGAGGATCCGGAAACATTTTGCTGTTGCCAGGGACCATCCCATCCTCCGGATCGACCGGAAAATGGAGACCAATCGCGTGGGTTTCTCCTTTTTCAGCCAGATATTCTGCAATACAAGTGATTACAGCCTAACCGGCCGGTTTTAA
- a CDS encoding glycoside hydrolase family 2 TIM barrel-domain containing protein, producing the protein MKRIQQIIFLCLAVTVISACNTGSGSTARKVELKTNDSGYYRLYVDNQEFFVEGAGLEFGNIEALAEYGGNSFRTWRTRNENEDALEVLDRAEQNGLMVLMGLDVARERHGFDYNDSEAVQKQFDFIRGEVERLKDHPALLGWAIGNELNLEAENLKVYDAVNDISLMIHKTDPNHPTTTTMAGIGKREVDYIREHCTDIDFLSIQMYGDIVNLQQRISDAGWEGPYMVTEWGATGHWEVARTGWDVAIEQTSREKAEAFIERYKLAIESDPVFCMGSYVFLWAQKQERTPTWYGMFLANGHVTETVDAMQYLWTGEWPENRCPMLKSFTLDGKTAYDNTRLKAGGKYVARVLASDPENDPMMYRWEILPESTDLGMGGDYESTPETLLSTEVPKAEIEVEAPKNPGAYRLFVYVTDEGNRSATANIPFFVEE; encoded by the coding sequence ATGAAAAGAATACAGCAGATTATTTTTCTGTGTTTGGCCGTGACGGTGATTTCCGCCTGCAATACTGGCAGCGGGAGCACGGCCCGAAAGGTGGAACTTAAGACCAACGATTCGGGCTATTATCGCCTCTATGTGGATAATCAGGAGTTTTTTGTTGAAGGGGCGGGGCTGGAGTTTGGCAATATCGAAGCCCTGGCCGAATATGGCGGAAATTCATTCAGGACCTGGCGCACACGAAATGAAAACGAGGATGCCCTGGAAGTGCTTGACCGTGCAGAACAGAACGGGTTAATGGTGTTGATGGGCCTGGATGTAGCGCGGGAGCGGCACGGCTTTGACTACAATGACAGCGAGGCCGTGCAAAAGCAGTTTGATTTTATCCGGGGAGAAGTGGAACGCCTGAAGGACCATCCGGCACTGCTGGGCTGGGCCATTGGAAATGAACTGAACCTGGAGGCAGAGAACCTCAAGGTCTATGATGCAGTCAACGACATTTCCCTGATGATTCACAAAACAGACCCGAATCATCCCACCACCACCACCATGGCCGGAATCGGCAAACGGGAGGTGGATTACATCAGGGAACACTGTACGGATATCGATTTTTTGTCCATTCAGATGTATGGCGATATTGTGAATCTCCAGCAACGCATCAGTGATGCGGGATGGGAAGGACCCTATATGGTTACCGAATGGGGAGCCACCGGTCACTGGGAAGTGGCCAGAACCGGGTGGGATGTGGCCATTGAGCAAACCAGCAGGGAGAAGGCCGAAGCATTTATTGAACGATATAAGCTGGCTATTGAATCTGATCCCGTTTTTTGTATGGGTTCCTACGTATTTCTCTGGGCCCAGAAGCAGGAACGCACCCCGACCTGGTATGGCATGTTCCTGGCCAATGGCCATGTCACGGAGACGGTCGATGCCATGCAATACCTATGGACAGGAGAATGGCCCGAAAATCGTTGTCCCATGCTCAAATCCTTTACCCTGGACGGGAAAACGGCCTATGATAATACCAGATTAAAGGCCGGAGGGAAATATGTGGCCAGGGTACTTGCTTCGGATCCTGAAAACGACCCCATGATGTATCGCTGGGAAATTCTTCCGGAAAGTACCGATCTGGGAATGGGGGGCGACTATGAAAGCACTCCGGAGACCCTGTTATCCACGGAAGTCCCGAAGGCTGAAATAGAGGTGGAGGCACCCAAAAATCCCGGAGCATACAGACTCTTCGTATATGTTACAGATGAGGGGAACAGATCTGCTACCGCAAATATCCCGTTTTTTGTTGAGGAGTAA
- a CDS encoding Gfo/Idh/MocA family oxidoreductase, with product MENRRTFIKKTALGAAGVSVGLSAVSARSYGRILGANERIHMGVIGLRGRGKDLMHGFSEMYGEGVFVKTVCDVDTQYHEASRELVAKNQKGSKPDAVQDLRKIFEDPEIDAVAMATPNHWHALGTVWACQAGKHVYVEKPSSHNIWEGRKMVEAARKYDRMVQVGFQNRSISNVMQAMNFMHSGGIGDVFMARGTCFKPRDSFGISPDSEAPGTLDYDLWLGPASYRPYNEKRGHYNWHWHWNTGNGDTGNQGPHQFDIARWGLGKKVHPVKVQSMGGIFGISPRECSQETPNTQTSLFEYEDGKILEFETRGRYTNSEAPSGVRIGNLFYGTEGWMEINGSSWKAYREREETPFAGSGMEATDAAVGGDRSFLAAPGGGGHFSNFIAALRSGRRSDLTCDILEGHMSTCLPHLGNIAYRVSETLEFNGEFESFMDNQQANMLLTRKYRHPYVIPQVV from the coding sequence ATGGAAAACAGACGAACTTTTATTAAGAAAACGGCCCTCGGAGCTGCCGGAGTTTCAGTAGGCCTTAGTGCAGTATCTGCCAGATCCTATGGCAGGATCCTGGGTGCCAACGAGCGTATTCATATGGGCGTGATCGGACTCCGGGGACGTGGAAAGGACTTAATGCATGGCTTCTCAGAGATGTATGGAGAAGGTGTATTTGTTAAGACGGTATGTGATGTGGATACTCAATATCATGAAGCATCCAGGGAGCTGGTGGCCAAAAACCAGAAAGGAAGCAAGCCCGATGCAGTGCAGGACCTGAGGAAGATTTTTGAAGATCCGGAGATCGATGCAGTGGCCATGGCCACGCCCAACCACTGGCATGCGCTGGGAACTGTATGGGCCTGCCAGGCCGGGAAGCATGTCTATGTGGAGAAACCCAGTTCACACAATATCTGGGAAGGAAGAAAAATGGTGGAAGCCGCCAGGAAGTATGATCGTATGGTGCAGGTGGGATTCCAGAACCGCTCTATTTCCAATGTGATGCAGGCTATGAACTTTATGCATTCCGGAGGGATAGGCGATGTCTTTATGGCGCGTGGGACCTGCTTCAAGCCCAGGGACTCCTTTGGTATTTCGCCCGATAGTGAAGCCCCTGGAACACTGGATTATGATCTGTGGCTGGGGCCGGCATCCTATCGTCCATACAATGAAAAGAGGGGACATTATAACTGGCACTGGCACTGGAATACCGGAAACGGAGATACCGGGAACCAGGGTCCCCACCAGTTCGACATTGCCCGCTGGGGATTGGGAAAGAAGGTACACCCGGTGAAAGTGCAGTCCATGGGCGGTATTTTTGGAATCTCTCCCCGGGAGTGTTCCCAGGAGACGCCCAATACCCAGACATCCCTCTTCGAATATGAGGATGGAAAGATCCTGGAATTTGAAACCCGGGGACGTTATACCAATAGTGAAGCACCCTCCGGAGTCCGGATAGGAAACCTGTTCTACGGCACCGAAGGATGGATGGAGATCAACGGATCCAGCTGGAAGGCATACCGGGAACGTGAGGAGACCCCGTTTGCCGGATCTGGCATGGAAGCCACGGATGCAGCAGTTGGCGGAGACCGGAGCTTTCTGGCTGCCCCGGGTGGCGGAGGACATTTCTCCAACTTCATAGCAGCACTCAGATCGGGCAGGCGCTCCGACCTTACCTGCGATATCCTGGAAGGTCATATGTCTACCTGTCTGCCACACCTGGGCAATATTGCCTACCGGGTGAGTGAAACCCTTGAATTTAACGGGGAATTTGAGAGCTTTATGGATAACCAGCAGGCCAATATGCTGCTTACCCGAAAGTACAGGCATCCCTATGTGATCCCGCAGGTAGTATAA
- a CDS encoding HAD-IA family hydrolase, giving the protein MKKEKRLKAILFDMDGVLLDSEAYICQAGIRMFRDKGYEVSADDFLEFTGMGENRYLGGVAEKHGIPFEVERDKARTYEIYGQIVAGKLKPFEGVPEFIGRCRSRGLKMAVASSADPPKVEINLAEIGIPASTFGTVVTGLDIEHKKPSPDIFLKAAANLGVDASECLVIEDAVSGVAAGKAAGAKVLALTTSFTAEELAGADWTAGLLSEVGDEVLDW; this is encoded by the coding sequence ATGAAAAAAGAAAAACGACTCAAAGCAATTCTGTTTGATATGGACGGAGTGCTGCTCGATTCGGAGGCCTATATATGCCAGGCCGGCATCAGGATGTTCAGGGATAAGGGGTACGAGGTTTCGGCCGATGATTTTCTGGAGTTTACCGGAATGGGAGAAAACAGATACCTGGGAGGGGTGGCCGAAAAACACGGGATCCCCTTTGAAGTGGAGAGGGACAAGGCCCGGACCTATGAGATTTACGGGCAGATCGTGGCCGGAAAACTGAAACCCTTTGAGGGAGTGCCGGAGTTTATCGGCAGGTGCCGTTCCAGGGGACTGAAAATGGCGGTAGCTTCCAGTGCAGATCCGCCCAAGGTGGAAATCAACCTGGCCGAGATCGGGATCCCTGCTTCCACTTTCGGAACGGTGGTTACCGGGCTGGATATTGAACACAAGAAACCATCGCCCGACATTTTCCTGAAAGCTGCTGCAAATCTGGGAGTGGATGCATCCGAATGCCTGGTGATAGAAGATGCGGTAAGCGGAGTGGCAGCCGGAAAGGCGGCCGGGGCCAAAGTTCTGGCACTGACCACCTCCTTTACGGCGGAAGAGCTCGCCGGAGCTGACTGGACCGCCGGCCTGCTCAGCGAGGTGGGTGACGAGGTACTGGACTGGTAA
- a CDS encoding Gfo/Idh/MocA family oxidoreductase, producing MKRRDFIQKSAGVAAATGLITVLPGTLRATSRILGANERVNVGAIGLNGMGMSDLRSFLKMDGVECLALCDVDRNVLEKRAAEVEEIQGKKAILYDDYRKLLEHKDLDAVIIGTPDHWHTLPMIEACQAGLDVYVEKPIANSIEEIDLMIAAQKKYGSVVQVGQWQRSDPHWKNAVDFVHSGKLGRIRTVKAWVYLDWKHYLPVQADGPVPEGVDYDFWLGPAPGRPFNINRFHFNFRWYWDYAGGLMTDWGVHLLDYALYGMNEYVPNSVMSSGGKYAFPDDARQTPDTQFAMYEFNDFALLWESTLGIGQGNYGREHGVSYIGENGTLVVDRQGWEVIAEAPEGKARMEAVPLIKKTGASGLDLHVKNFLECLKTRETPNASVEIGGHIARIAQLGNLALRTGHKIFWDGEKGEVIGDEKAAALTQADYRAPWKLPSI from the coding sequence ATGAAAAGAAGAGATTTTATCCAGAAAAGCGCGGGCGTTGCAGCCGCAACAGGACTGATAACTGTACTTCCAGGCACACTGCGTGCAACTTCCCGGATCCTGGGGGCCAATGAAAGAGTCAACGTTGGGGCCATCGGTCTCAACGGAATGGGCATGTCGGATCTGCGTTCTTTTCTGAAGATGGACGGAGTGGAATGCCTGGCACTTTGCGATGTGGACCGGAATGTCCTGGAGAAACGCGCCGCCGAGGTGGAGGAGATCCAGGGGAAGAAAGCAATACTTTACGATGATTACAGGAAGTTACTGGAGCATAAGGATCTGGATGCTGTTATTATTGGCACACCGGACCACTGGCACACCCTGCCCATGATTGAGGCCTGTCAGGCGGGTCTGGATGTGTATGTGGAAAAACCCATTGCCAATTCCATTGAGGAGATCGATCTGATGATTGCCGCGCAGAAGAAATACGGGAGTGTGGTACAGGTGGGACAGTGGCAGCGAAGCGATCCTCACTGGAAAAATGCGGTTGACTTTGTACATAGCGGGAAACTGGGGAGAATCAGGACCGTGAAAGCCTGGGTTTATCTGGACTGGAAACACTATCTGCCAGTTCAGGCTGACGGACCGGTGCCTGAGGGGGTCGATTATGATTTTTGGCTGGGTCCTGCCCCCGGGCGTCCCTTCAATATCAACCGCTTTCATTTTAACTTCCGGTGGTACTGGGATTATGCAGGCGGATTAATGACCGACTGGGGCGTACACCTGCTGGATTATGCCCTGTACGGGATGAATGAGTATGTGCCCAATTCGGTGATGTCCTCGGGAGGTAAATATGCCTTTCCGGATGATGCCAGGCAGACACCCGATACCCAGTTCGCCATGTATGAGTTTAATGATTTTGCCCTGCTCTGGGAGTCCACCCTGGGAATTGGTCAGGGAAACTACGGGCGAGAGCATGGGGTATCCTATATCGGAGAGAACGGAACCCTGGTGGTAGACCGTCAGGGATGGGAAGTGATTGCGGAAGCTCCTGAGGGTAAAGCCCGGATGGAAGCGGTACCCCTTATCAAAAAGACCGGAGCAAGCGGATTGGACCTGCATGTGAAGAATTTCCTGGAGTGTTTGAAAACCAGGGAAACACCCAATGCCAGTGTGGAGATCGGGGGACATATTGCCAGGATTGCCCAGCTTGGAAACCTGGCCCTGAGAACCGGGCATAAGATATTCTGGGATGGAGAGAAAGGTGAGGTGATCGGTGATGAGAAAGCTGCCGCCCTTACCCAGGCCGATTATCGTGCTCCCTGGAAGCTGCCTTCCATTTAA